A window of Natronobacterium texcoconense genomic DNA:
GCTGCACCTGCAGTCCACACGTCTACTGGCGTCGTCGCCGTGAACTGCAGCGTGCGCCGACGGACCCTCCTTACGACTCTCGGAAGCGCAGCGGTCGGCGTCACCTCGGGCTGTCTCGAGGCGCTCGATCGCGAGGACGAGGGACGTGAAGCGGGCGAGGCCCTCGAGCCGATGGAGATGGTGACGGGGATCGCGTCCGAGACGAAAGCGGACGGCGTGGAGTGGATCGGCGCTGCCGAGACTCGAGACGTCGTCGCTCCGGTGGGCCTCGTGGAGGGGTTCGGCGACGTCACCGACGGACCCTACCTCGTGGTCTCGCCGCGAACCCTACACAACGACTACTGTCTCCCGTTCGCGTCCGTCTCGAGCGCGTGCACTCGAGCAGGAAAAACCGTCTTCGACGGCCGTCTCACCGAGACGATCGATCCGACGCTGGGCCATCACTACGGAGCGCCACTCGAACCGATCGAGGACGGCGACGAGCTGACGGTCGGACTCGAGTCGCCGCCGCAGTTCGCCCGCCACGAGGGGTACGAAACGGCGTTTCTCGAGTCGGGGTTCTCGGTCGCTGTCGACCGATGAGCCGGCTTACGGCTCCACGCGGTAGCCGTCCGCGGACCGGAGCAGGAGCCAGCCGACGACGAGCAAGAGACCGCTCACGACGAGCCAGTGTGGGTTCCAGGCCTCGGTACTGTGGGCGACGTTGTGCAGGTCGAGGACGTAGTGGCTGACGACGCCGTCGATGACGTTGAACGTGCCCATGCCGACGACGACTGCACCGAGGAGAAACCGCGTCGAGAACAGTTCGTCGGCACCGTTGACGAGTCGCCAGAGGAGTCCGAGACCCACGAGCATCACGGCGAGCATCGCACCCGTGAACAGCCCGTCGAACATGACGTTCGTGCGCAGACCGTCGATGCTGTAGGGGTCGTAGATACCCGACAGGAGGTGATGTGTCTGGAAGACCAGATGGAAGATCACGACGTCGAGGACGGCTCCGAGGCCGAAGCCGACGGTCGCACCCGAGAGGAGCAACGTCCGTCGGTGGCGCGGTTGGCTCCGCTGGCTCGTCATGGCGGTGGTTCGCTAACGATGGCCAAAAGGTGACGCCCGACGACTGCCACGACAGTCGTCGTCTCGTGCGACTCGACGGCCTTCGTAACCGACGTTCGGCTGCGAGCAGCCGTCAGGGACGGACAGCTATAGTAACAACTGAAACTGTTTGCACACCGATCGCACCGCTGTCGTGCGATCGGGTGCGCACTGACTTTCAGTGGCTACTATATCGAAGGCGTGTTCGACGGGGCGTCGCGTCTGAACCTCGGGCGAGTCGGTCCACGGAATCGATAAGTGAGTGCGGCGACGGCTGTAACGTAGCGGATGAGCCGAACGCTCCTCGTCGCCGGAACTGCGAGTCACGTCGGCAAGTCGACAGTCGCGGCCGGGCTCTGCCGACTGCTCGCGGACCGTGGCGTCGCCGTCGCGCCGTTCAAGGCACAGAACATGAGCAACAACGCTCGCGTGGTCGCGCGCGTGAGCGCCGAGACCGACGACGAGTGGGGCGAGATCGGCGTCTCACAGTTCGTTCAGGCTCGAGCGGCCCGGACGACGCCGACGACGGACTCCAACCCCGTCCTGCTCAAGCCCCGCGGCGACGGGGAGAGTCAGCTAGTTCTCCAGGGGAAGCCCCAGGATCACGTGCCTGCCGGCGAGTACTACGAGGAGTACTGGGAGCGCGCTCGCGAGGCAGCCGAGGAGTCGTATCGCCGACTGGCCACAGAGTACGACGTGATCGTCGCCGAGGGTGCCGGCAGTATTGCCGAGATCAACCTCCACGACCGCGACCTGGCGAACGTCGAGACGGCCCAGTTCGCCGACGCCGAAATCCTCCTGCTGGTCGACATCGAACGCGGCGGGGCCTTCGCCAGCCTCTACGGGACTCTCGAGTTGCTGCCCGACGCCATCCGCGAGCGCGTCGTCGGTGCGGTCATCACCAAGTTCCGCGGCGATCCGTCCCTGCTCGAGTCGGGGATCGAGGAGATCGAGTCCCGGACCGGCGTGCCGATCCTCGGTGTCCTCCCGTACGACGATCCCGGACTGCCGGAGGAAGACAGCGTCTCGCTTCCCGGCGAGGGCGAGCGTGGCGTACTCGGCGACGACGACGGCGTCCCCGACGAACGCCGCGTTCGGATCGCCGTCCCTCGGCTCCCGCGACTCTCGAACGCGACCGACCTCGAGTCGCTCGCGGCCGAACCCGGCGTCTCGGTGGTGTTCGTCCCGCTCGAGAACGTCGACGAGAGTGACCCGCTCGCCGATATCGACGCGGACGCAGTCGTTCTTCCGGGCACGAAGAACACGGTCGACGACCTGCTCACGCTTCGCGAGTCGGGATTCGGGGACGCCCTCGAGTCGTTTGCCGGTCCCATCGTCGGCATCTGTGGCGGCTACCAGCAACTCGGCGAACGGCTCACGAACGCCTCGCTCGAGGGAACGGGGTCGGACGACGTCGTCGAAGGCCTGGGACTGCTCCCGGTCGAGACGCGGTTCGAGTCCGAGAAGCGACTCGAGCCAGCGACAGTTACTGTCGACGAATCTGCGACGTCACTGTTTGCGGGTGCGGGGGGAACCGCTTCGGGATACGAGATTCATGCCGGAAGAACGAGACTGCTCGAGTCGACGACGGACGTGGCTCGGCCACTCGGCGAGACGAGCGTCGCGCAGGGAACCGTCGTCGGGACGTATCTCCACGGACTCTTCGACAACGAGAACGTTCGCAGGGCGTTCCTGGATCACGTTGCAGCGTCGGCAGGCGTGGATCGACCCACTCGAGACGGGGTCGAGAAGAGAGATTCCTACGACCGGGCGGCGACGCTCGT
This region includes:
- a CDS encoding DUF7350 domain-containing protein, translating into MRRRTLLTTLGSAAVGVTSGCLEALDREDEGREAGEALEPMEMVTGIASETKADGVEWIGAAETRDVVAPVGLVEGFGDVTDGPYLVVSPRTLHNDYCLPFASVSSACTRAGKTVFDGRLTETIDPTLGHHYGAPLEPIEDGDELTVGLESPPQFARHEGYETAFLESGFSVAVDR
- a CDS encoding DUF2243 domain-containing protein — its product is MTSQRSQPRHRRTLLLSGATVGFGLGAVLDVVIFHLVFQTHHLLSGIYDPYSIDGLRTNVMFDGLFTGAMLAVMLVGLGLLWRLVNGADELFSTRFLLGAVVVGMGTFNVIDGVVSHYVLDLHNVAHSTEAWNPHWLVVSGLLLVVGWLLLRSADGYRVEP
- a CDS encoding cobyric acid synthase, giving the protein MSRTLLVAGTASHVGKSTVAAGLCRLLADRGVAVAPFKAQNMSNNARVVARVSAETDDEWGEIGVSQFVQARAARTTPTTDSNPVLLKPRGDGESQLVLQGKPQDHVPAGEYYEEYWERAREAAEESYRRLATEYDVIVAEGAGSIAEINLHDRDLANVETAQFADAEILLLVDIERGGAFASLYGTLELLPDAIRERVVGAVITKFRGDPSLLESGIEEIESRTGVPILGVLPYDDPGLPEEDSVSLPGEGERGVLGDDDGVPDERRVRIAVPRLPRLSNATDLESLAAEPGVSVVFVPLENVDESDPLADIDADAVVLPGTKNTVDDLLTLRESGFGDALESFAGPIVGICGGYQQLGERLTNASLEGTGSDDVVEGLGLLPVETRFESEKRLEPATVTVDESATSLFAGAGGTASGYEIHAGRTRLLESTTDVARPLGETSVAQGTVVGTYLHGLFDNENVRRAFLDHVAASAGVDRPTRDGVEKRDSYDRAATLVRDHVDLEALGLAETDTKN